A single Hippocampus zosterae strain Florida chromosome 1, ASM2543408v3, whole genome shotgun sequence DNA region contains:
- the txn gene encoding thioredoxin isoform X1, with protein sequence MVVVSIESTEAFDGYLKNSGDKLIVVDFTAVWCGPCKTMAPIFEELSNNAAYADVIFLKVDVDKCEEVSTKCGVQCMPTFHFYRNGSRVDSFSGANDKTLKKKLADLTSA encoded by the exons GAAGCCTTTGATGGTTACCTGAAGAACAGTGGAGACAAGCTCATTGTGGTGGACTTCACAGCTGTGTGGTGTGGGCCTTGTAAAACCATGGCCCCAATTTTTGAA GAATTGTCCAATAACGCGGCTTACGCGGATGTGATTTTCCTTAAAGTCGACGTGGATAAGTGTGAG GAAGTGAGCACCAAATGTGGTGTCCAATGCATGCCCACATTCCACTTTTACAGGAATGGAAGTCGG GTAGATTCCTTCTCTGGGGCCAATGACAAAACATTAAAGAAAAAGTTAGCGGATCTCACAAGCGCGTAG
- the svep1 gene encoding sushi, von Willebrand factor type A, EGF and pentraxin domain-containing protein 1 isoform X4: protein MVRASGCARRTAPGRARPLPVDHAPARPSPSPRTAHSSVATVAPPSGRSARWTATEVTEWKGIPGSPAWPIPSGVDPYLEARCPPIGPLNNILVSPPACTKRLASPGSACMLTCRQGYNLHGNRKAVCLGSGNWTANVHRAVCKDVEPPWVECPESIIAATDDRRSTAHVVWNAPVVLDNSKEEVAVQVKPVYTPPQLLPIGTETITYIAADRSGNQANCSFTVTVIDTEPPVIDKCRSPPTVQATDAETAVVWEEPQFSDNSGGRLSVTSSHSPGSLFPVGETLVQYTATDAAGNSRTCILTITVRGTTCEQPYVPMNGEFICLDEETGVNCTLQCKQGYSFTQDAVHSYFCAHNGLWEPPYSPDRPDCSVNRVANNGLKPFEMLFKASRCDDMDLVKSFTGELKSHLRRMLPHICSGDDVTCKLEVMPQGNCLEYNYDYENGFAIVPGGWGPQGAQDYTYSESGFATGARPLSGKPQSRHRSKRHRKIRGPTRDQKIQIFFNITASVPLPLSRNDSIEAANQRRLLRTLELLTNRLKRTLARQPLSSFHVSSEMIVADAKSLESRKASLFCRPGSVLKGRMCVQCPVGTYFSLEYHECESCWIGSYQDQEGQLECKSCPGGTSTAYLHSRNVAECKGQCKPGSHSLNGLEICESCPLGHFQPGYGARDCLVCPDETSTVTRGAVHEMECGVPCSSGHFSRTGLVPCYPCPRDYYQPDHGRSYCLSCPFYGTTTVTGATTIQHCSSFGSSFLPKEESVTAAPQVEVIEDYQASSQVFHECFLNPCQNKGTCEEVGAGYVCTCMPGFTGAKCEVDVDECDSAPCQNGGLCKDGMGEFQCQCKAGFLGSLCEAEVNECLSSPCLNEGVCVDEVNRFTCSCAGGFTGPRCELEINECLSDPCENGGVCEDLTGGYACNCAVGFSGDRCEVNVDECSSAPCLNGATCLDGVNDFRCECVEGYSGPLCEVDVDECDPNPCVNGASCLDGLGSYTCRCLPGFNGTRCETEMSPAFNLDFEMSGIHGYVLMDGVMPALSEITCTFWMKSSDTTNYGTPISYAVEDSDNAFLLIDYNGWVLYVNGKERITDCPAVNTGSWYHIGVSWRSWDGDWRIYINGKPSDGGKGLSVGNSIPGGGALVLGQDQDQRGEGFNPVESFVGSISQLNIWDRVLTPQQIKVLASSCSASHVTHRGNVLAWPDFLNGGLGRVKVNLSSIFCADCPPLENAAPHLHASTVEVSPGALVQLSCDPGFYLVGEPVLQCQNQGEWSHPLPSCERVSCGPPQLPENGQFQGDDFHAGGSVVYQCKPGFYLLGDAKVHCSNSGKWGGNPPACLDVDECALGSDCDSHASCQNTDGSYTCSCIHPYSGDGKNCTEPIKCEPPGEPDFGHRDGTNFLMGSQVAFRCENGYELIGAAQLQCLETGRWDGPVPHCRAQSCPPPSVPENSLMTGSNFTYGSKVTFSCMKGFLPQIPYEFQCISSLRWSGTPLVCHPVSCGGPPIVGNAYYTLTTNTYKSTVSYSCAEGFRPQGPIEVVCEETGEWSRPYPRCVSVLCGDPPTMRDAVTRGENYELGNKVHYVCKEGYTMIGSETRECLSSGQWSDSSAQCVPRSCGPPPAIDHAEPYESHQLFGDTANYYCTDGYTAGNNSKMVCNAEGAWAPPDGEEPPRCIANFCLRPPELPHAILDSLGKAKYTSDSEVSYKCEEGFVLNTTATLRCLLGGEWDPRPFDISCVPVRCSKPDGIDRGYVSGSDYNFGAVVAYSCDKGFLIRGEKRRTCKANGEWGGVLPTCVPVSCSSPPLLKNGYIQVRGRFTFNSKVIYACNAGYRLLGRPERVCQANRQWSDNDPPACVLLTCDPPPKVAHGQYRGSDYQVGRKVEYFCDEGYELVGDAIWTCLKYGRWDKTRRPRCSPVQCPEPQLEENHLVLKGLDFETGTVELSCEAGYVLEGPQILRCLASQEWNGTFPVCKRVLCGPPPDVSFGGPSSASAPFPFNSAVTYKCVDGFTLRKEDSVSCLSSGKWSHPYPECIPVECPQPVEISNGIVDVQGLMYLSKALYSCKTGYQLVGNATVLCGEKGLWIGGVPSCRPVECSPPKEIANGKAAFTKLQFGHGVTYSCRRGYRLQGPETLKCLASGEWSAEPSVCEQISCSPPQPIENGFVEGQDHGFGVTIFYSCFPGFQLIGQDHLTCEEFGWSSAVPICVPSDCGLPPHIDFGDYVRATESGGGSPRDLSFLHGTTIEYRCHKGYDLTAPTRLACQDDGSWNGTAPSCVPAECVTPPSPEHGRVNVTDTSRGSTVTYTCEEGYELEGEPVRQCLSGQLWTDDPPACRPVSCGDPGPVANGTAGGGAFVYAQVLHYTCNPGFVLKGADSITCQADGKWTAPKPRCESVSCGPPALPSGITFKGRDFVYNEEIELTCEPGFLLQGKSVSVCQADGTWSHEAPTCVAAHCEKPSPIPHGRILGSDFGFDGEVTYECEEGYAISGDPTRRCQSDGRWDKPAPHCQTVGCDPPEDISHGFLNGSTFNRDDVVEYVCFEGYVVVGDPVLRCSPQGFWIGTVPRCQPCVCALPLLKFGVVLGQERACGDRVHFRCDDGYRLLGPAHAVCEKGGVWSPGVPVCGRGRCTVAPPAVPNTVLQGGSAAFPDTVVYRCRPGYQPRGSPHLSCGRDGRWGEPRIRCEPVSCGKPPAVAHAQVEGEAYTFPKRVTYRCEDGYELATQTATLSCLSDGTWSKHSVRCRPAPCRLPANISVARLLIAGSELTPVGGTVALSCPAGFYLQGSALAECQVGGRWAPGLATVSCEPAVCAKPPPLLNGVREGDSYNYGDVVLYSCLPGFEIKGDSVRTCQADRTWSGTQPACLAQSCGPPPTVKNATVRTTGDTYSHNASFACDAGLRLVGPATLVCLADGTWSLPVPSCEATRGCEGPRQMPHGKVQEHNLITGRAVQFTCDIGYSLVGEALVMCMGGNWTSAFPTCQPKMCPSPPGWKDARTEARKFYVGQSVRVSCPKGQQVRGGGSITCRPDQTWSPVTSACERVSCGPPLHVAHGLVRGAVFQFGDVAAYSCFAGYAMEGVGRSRCLENGSWTPPPTCRAVCWLPCQNGGMCQRPNTCACPEGWMGRLCEEPICILPCLNGGRCVAPYQCDCPTGWTGTRCHSAVCSSPCLNGGRCIRPNRCRCSPGWSGHDCSRKRRSGYYHF from the exons AGGCGCGCTGTCCCCCGATTGGGCCCCTGAACAACATCTTGGTGTCGCCCCCCGCCTGCACGAAAAGGCTGGCATCCCCAGGCTCCGCCTGCATGCTCACCTGTCGGCAAGGATATAATCTCCACGGAAACAGAAAGGCGGTATGTCTCGGCTCAGGCAACTGGACCGCCAATGTCCATCGGGCGGTGTGCAAAG ATGTCGAGCCGCCGTGGGTCGAGTGTCCGGAGAGTATCATCGCGGCGACGGATGACCGACGCAGCACTGCTCACGTGGTCTGGAACGCTCCGGTCGTCCTCGACAACTCCAAAGAGGAG GTGGCAGTGCAGGTGAAACCGGTGTACACACCGCCGCAACTGCTCCCCATCGGAACGGAGACCATCACCTACATTGCGGCAGATCGCTCCGGCAACCAGGCCAACtgttctttcacagtcactgtcATTG ATACGGAGCCCCCGGTGATTGACAAGTGCAGGTCCCCGCCCACGGTCCAGGCCACGGACGCGGAGACAGCGGTGGTTTGGGAGGAGCCGCAGTTTTCCGATAACTCAG gtgGTCGTCTGTCGGTGACCAGCAGCCATTCTCCAGGTTCGCTCTTCCCCGTCGGAGAAACCTTGGTCCAGTACACTGCCACTGACGCGGCGGGAAACAGCCGCACTTGCATCCTCACCATCACAGTGCGAG GCACGACCTGTGAGCAACCGTATGTCCCGATGAACGGAGAGTTCATCTGCCTGGACGAAGAGACGGGCGTCAACTGTACGCTGCAGTGTAAGCAGGGCTACAGTTTCACTCAGGACGCAGTGCACAGCTACTTCTGCGCCCACAACGGGCTGTGGGAGCCTCCCTACTCCCCGGACAGACCCGACTGCTCGG TAAACCGAGTGGCTAACAATGGGCTGAAGCCATTCGAGATGCTGTTTAAAGCCTCGCGCTGCGACGACATGGACTTGGTCAAGTCATTCACAGGGGAGTTGAAATCTCATCTGAGACGCATG CTCCCACACATTTGTAGCGGTGACGATGTCACCTGCAAACTGGAGGTGATGCCACAAGGCAACTGTCTGGAGTACAACTACGACTATGAGAACGGATTCGCCATCG TACCAGGCGGTTGGGGGCCTCAGGGAGCGCAGGACTACACCTACTCGGAGTCCGGCTTTGCCACAGGCGCCCGCCCGCTCTCCGGGAAACCGCAAAGTCGCCATCGCAGCAAGAGGCACAGAAAGATCCGGGGCCCCACCCGGGACCAGAAAATCCAGATCTTTTTCAACATCACGG CAAGCGTCCCTCTCCCGCTGTCGCGGAACGACTCCATCGAGGCGGCCAATCAGAGGAGGCTCCTGCGAACCCTGGAGCTGCTGACCAACCGGCTGAAACGGACGCTGGCCAGGCAGCCGCTGTCCAGTTTCCACGTGTCCTCGGAGATGATCGTTGCGGACGCCAAGTCGCTGGAGAGCAGGAAGGCTTCGCTCTTCTGCAGACCCGGCTCGGTGCTCAAAGGAAGGATGTGCG TGCAATGTCCGGTGGGAACTTATTTCTCTCTGGAATATCATGAATGCGAAAGCTGCTGGATCGGTTCCTACCAGGACCAGGAGGGTCAGCTGGAGTGTAAATCCTGCCCCGGGGGCACGTCCACTGCCTACCTGCACTCTCGCAATGTGGCCGAGTGCAAAG ggCAGTGCAAGCCTGGCAGTCACTCTCTGAATGGGCTGGAGATATGTGAATCCTGCCCTCTGGGTCACTTCCAACCCGGTTACGGCGCCAGGGACTGTCTGGTCTGTCCTGACGAGACGTCCACTGTCACCCGGGGAGCAGTGCACGAGATGGAGTGTGGAG TTCCATGTTCATCAGGTCATTTCTCCCGCACCGGTCTGGTTCCCTGCTACCCTTGCCCCAGAGATTACTACCAGCCGGATCACGGGCGCTCTTATTGCCTGTCCTGCCCCTTCTACGGAACCACCACGGTTACCGGGGCAACCACCATCCAGCATTGCTCCA GCTTTGGCTCCAGCTTCTTGCCCAAAGAGGAGAGTGTGACTGCCGCTCCACAGGTGGAGGTCATCGAGGACTACCAAGCCAGCAGCCAG GTTTTCCACGAGTGTTTCCTGAATCCCTGTCAGAATAAAGGGACATGTGAAGAGGTCGGCGCTGGCTACGTGTGCACGTGCATGCCTGGATTCACAG gTGCCAAGTGTGAGGTCGACGTCGATGAGTGTGACTCGGCTCCATGCCAGAACGGAGGCCTTTGTAAGGACGGCATGGGAGAATTCCAGTGTCAGTGCAAGGCGGGATTTTTAG GCTCTTTGTGTGAAGCGGAGGTGAACGAATGTCTCTCATCCCCCTGCCTGAATGAAGGCGTGTGCGTGGATGAAGTCAACAGATTCACGTGCAGTTGTGCCGGGGGCTTCACAG GACCTCGCTGTGAACTGGAAATCAACGAGTGTCTGTCGGACCCATGTGAGAACGGCGGCGTGTGTGAGGATTTGACGGGCGGTTACGCTTGCAACTGCGCCGTCGGCTTCTCGGGGGACCGCTGCGAGGTCAACGTTGACGAATGTAGCAGCGCCCCCTGTCTTAACGGCGCCACCTGTCTGGATGGGGTGAATGATTTCAG GTGCGAGTGTGTGGAGGGTTACAGTGGTCCACTTTGCGAGGTGGATGTGGACGAGTGTGACCCCAACCCCTGTGTGAACGGGGCCAGCTGCCTCGATGGTCTCGGGTCCTACACTTGCCGCTGCCTCCCTGGGTTCAACGGAACCAGGTGTGAGACAG aAATGTCTCCCGCCTTCAACCTAGACTTTGAGATGTCGGGTATCCATGGCTACGTACTGATGGATGGAGTGATGCCGGCACTTTCGGAGATCACGTGCACCTTCTGGATGAAGTCATCAGACACCACCAATTATGGCACGCCCATCTCCTACGCCGTCGAGGACAGCGATAACGCCTTTCTTCTCATAGACTACAACGG GTGGGTGCTGTACGTGAACGGGAAGGAACGAATAACCGACTGCCCGGCAGTTAACACCGGCAGCTGGTACCATATCGGGGTCTCCTGGAGGAGCTGGGATGGCGACTGGAGGATCTACATCAACGGCAAGCCCTCAGATGGAGGCAAAGGCCTGTCAGTTGGCAACAGTATCCCAG GTGGAGGGGCACTGGTCTTGGGTCAGGACCAAGACCAGAGAGGTGAAGGCTTCAACCCAGTGGAATCCTTTGTTGGCTCCATCAGCCAGCTCAACATCTGGGATCGCGTCCTGACACCCCAACAG ATTAAGGTCCTCGCGAGCAGCTGCTCCGCCTCCCACGTCACTCACAGAGGGAACGTCCTCGCCTGGCCAGACTTTCTCAATGGAGGTCTGGGCCGCGTCAAAGTCAACCTCAGCAGCATCTTCTGCGCTG ACTGCCCACCGTTGGAGAACGCTGCGCCCCACCTACACGCCTCCACGGTGGAGGTGAGTCCCGGCGCCCTGGTTCAGCTCTCGTGTGATCCCGGCTTTTACCTGGTGGGGGAGCCAGTTCTGCAGTGCCAAAATCAAGGAGAGTGGAGCCACCCTCTTCCCAGCTGTGAAC GAGTCTCCTGCGGGCCCCCTCAACTCCCCGAGAACGGACAGTTTCAGGGGGACGACTTCCACGCCGGCGGCTCGGTTGTCTACCAGTGCAAGCCCGGCTTCTACCTGCTGGGAGACGCCAAGGTGCACTGCTCCAACAGCGGCAAGTGGGGAGGAAATCCGCCGGCTTGTCTCG ATGTGGACGAATGCGCCCTGGGATCGGACTGCGACAGTCACGCGAGCTGTCAGAACACTGACGGCTCTTACACGTGCTCCTGCATCCACCCGTACAGTGGCGATGGCAAGAATTGTACAG AACCCATCAAGTGCGAGCCACCGGGAGAGCCTGACTTTGGCCACAGAGACGGCACCAACTTCCTGATGGGCAGTCAAGTGGCCTTCCGCTGTGAGAACGGCTACGAATTAATCGGAGCGGCTCAACTGCAGTGCCTGGAGACGGGAAGATGGGACGGCCCTGTTCCCCACTGCAGAG CCCAATCTTGCCCCCCGCCATCTGTTCCAGAGAATTCTCTCATGACAGGAAGCAACTTCACCTATGGAAGCAAGGTGACTTTCAG CTGTATGAAAGGTTTCCTTCCTCAAATCCCCTACGAGTTCCAGTGTATTTCTAGTCTGAGGTGGAGCGGGACACCACTTGTATGCCATCCGGTGTCCTGCGGGGGACCGCCGATTGTCGGGAACGCCTACTACACCCTTACCACAAACACGTACAAGTCGACTGTCTCGTACTCCTGCGCGGAAGGGTTCAG ACCACAGGGCCCCATAGAAGTGGTTTGTGAAGAGACGGGGGAGTGGAGCCGGCCCTATCCTCGCTGTGTCAGCGTCCTGTGTGGCGACCCCCCAACCATGAGAGACGCCGTGACTCGAGGAGAGAACTATGAGCTGGGGAATAAGGTGCACTATGTCTGCAAAGAAGG CTACACTATGATTGGCTCGGAGACCAGGGAGTGCCTGTCAAGCGGCCAGTGGAGCGACAGCTCGGCCCAGTGCGTGCCACGCTCTTGCGGACCGCCGCCCGCCATCGACCACGCCGAGCCCTACGAGAGCCACCAGCTTTTCGGCGACACCGCCAATTACTACTGCACCGATGGCTACACCGCGGGAAACAACTCCAAGATGGTGTGCAACGCTGAGGGCGCGTGGGCGCCCCCCGATGGAGAGGAGCCCCCTCGCTGCATCGCCAACTTCTGCTTACGTCCGCCGGAACTCCCCCACGCTATTTTGGACTCCCTCGGCAAAGCCAAATACACGAGCGACTCTGAAGTCAGCTACAAGTGCGAGGAGGGCTTTGTGCTAAACACCACGGCGACACTGCGGTGCCTCCTGGGAGGGGAGTGGGACCCTCGACCGTTCGATATCAGCTGCGTGCCCGTGAGGTGCTCCAAACCGGACGGCATCGATCGGGGCTACGTGAGCGGAAGCGATTACAATTTCGGAGCCGTCGTGGCGTACAGCTGCGATAAGGGCTTCCTGATCCGAGGGGAGAAGAGGCGCACCTGCAAAGCCAACGGAGAGTGGGGCGGAGTTTTGCCCACCTGCGTTCCTGTGTCCTGTTCCTCACCACCGCTACTCAAAAATGGCTACATCCAG GTCCGAGGCCGATTCACCTTCAACAGCAAAGTCATCTACGCCTGCAACGCCGGCTACAGACTGCTGGGCCGTCCGGAACGAGTTTGCCAGGCCAACCGCCAGTGGTCCGACAACGATCCGCCCGCCTGCGTACTTTTGACCTGCGACCCCCCTCCCAAAGTTGCGCACGGACAATACAGGGGCTCGGACTACCAGGTGGGTCGGAAAGTGGAGTACTTCTGCGACGAGGGCTACGAGCTCGTGGGCGACGCCATCTGGACCTGCCTCAAGTACGGCCGCTGGGACAAGACGAGGCGTCCGCGCTGCTCGCCCGTGCAGTGTCCGGAGCCGCAGCTGGAGGAGAACCACCTGGTTCTGAAAGGCCTGGACTTTGAAACGGGTACTGTGGAATTATCCTGCGAGGCCGGCTACGTCCTCGAGGGGCCGCAGATCCTCCGCTGTTTGGCCTCCCAGGAGTGGAACGGCACCTTTCCGGTGTGCAAGCGGGTGCTTTGCGGGCCTCCGCCCGACGTGTCGTTCGGCGGTCCTTCCTCAGCTTCCGCCCCTTTTCCCTTCAATTCTGCGGTGACCTACAAATGCGTGGACGGCTTCACGCTGCGAAAAGAAGACTCGGTGTCCTGTCTGTCCAGCGGGAAGTGGAGTCATCCGTACCCAGAATGCATTCCTGTCGAATGTCCTCAGCCCGTGGAGATTTCCAACGGCATCGTTGACGTTCAGGGTCTGATGTACCTCAGCAAGGCGCTCTACAGCTGCAAGACCGGATACCAGTTGGTGGGGAACGCCACCGTTCTGTGCGGGGAGAAGGGACTTTGGATCGGAGGGGTGCCTTCTTGCCGGCCAGTGGAATGCTCGCCGCCCAAAGAGATCGCCAACGGAAAAGCGGCTTTCACCAAACTCCAGTTCGGTCACGGCGTCACCTACTCTTGCCGCCGCGGTTACCGCCTTCAAGGCCCCGAGACTCTCAAGTGCCTGGCGAGTGGAGAATGGAGTGCCGAACCATCTGTTTGCGAGCAGATATCCTGCAGCCCTCCCCAGCCCATTGAAAACGGTTTCGTAGAGGGCCAGGATCACGGTTTCGGGGTCACCATATTCTACAGCTGTTTCCCCGGCTTCCAGCTCATTGGCCAGGACCACCTCACATGCGAGGAGTTTGGCTGGTCGAGTGCCGTTCCCATCTGCGTGCCCTCCGACTGCGGCCTGCCTCCTCACATTGACTTTGGGGACTACGTGAGGGCCACGGAGTCGGGCGGAGGCTCCCCGAGAGACCTGAGCTTCCTCCACGGGACGACCATCGAGTACCGCTGTCACAAAGGTTACGACCTCACCGCCCCCACCAGGTTGGCGTGTCAGGACGACGGAAGCTGGAACGGGACGGCGCCCTCCTGCGTCCCGGCCGAGTGCGTGACGCCCCCGAGCCCCGAGCACGGCCGCGTGAACGTCACGGACACGTCCCGGGGCAGCACGGTCACCTACACCTGCGAGGAAGGCTACGAGCTGGAGGGCGAACCGGTGAGGCAGTGCTTGTCGGGGCAACTGTGGACCGACGACCCCCCCGCCTGTCGTCCCGTTTCCTGCGGGGACCCCGGGCCTGTGGCGAATGGCACAGCCGGCGGAGGTGCCTTTGTTTACGCTCAAGTCCTACACTATACGTGCAATCCCGGCTTTGTCCTCAAGGGGGCCGACAGTATTACTTGTCAGGCCGATGGGAAATGGACCGCACCGAAACCTCGCTGTGAGTCGGTGTCTTGCGGCCCTCCCGCCCTCCCCAGTGGTATCACTTTCAAAGGCCGAGACTTTGTCTACAATGAGGAGATTGAACTCACGTGCGAGCCCGGTTTCCTCCTTCAAGGCAAGTCGGTCAGTGTTTGTCAGGCCGATGGCACCTGGAGTCACGAGGCTCCCACCTGCGTCGCCGCCCACTGCGAGAAGCCCTCGCCGATACCTCACGGGCGAATACTGGGCTCGGATTTTGGCTTCGACGGCGAGGTGACGTATGAATGTGAAGAAGGATACGCTATAAGCGGCGACCCCACGCGTCGGTGTCAGTCCGACGGGCGCTGGGACAAACCGGCGCCGCACTGCCAAACGGTCGGCTGCGATCCGCCCGAGGACATCAGCCACGGCTTTCTCAACGGCTCCACTTTCAACCGCGACGACGTCGTGGAGTACGTCTGCTTTGAAGGTTACGTGGTCGTCGGGGACCCCGTCCTGCGCTGCTCGCCCCAAGGCTTCTGGATCGGCACCGTGCCCCGGTGTCAACCCTGCGTCTGCGCCCTCCCGCTTTTGAAATTCGGCGTCGTGCTGGGACAGGAGCGCGCCTGCGGCGACCGAGTTCACTTCCGCTGCGACGACGGCTACAGGCTGCTCGGTCCGGCTCACGCCGTTTGCGAGAAGGGAGGGGTGTGGAGCCCCGGCGTGCCCGTGTGCGGCCGCGGGAGGTGCACCGTCGCCCCGCCTGCAGTTCCAAACACTGTCCTGCAGGGCGGCAGCGCCGCCTTCCCGGACACCGTCGTGTACAGGTGCCGGCCCGGCTACCAGCCGAGGGGGTCGCCGCACCTCTCCTGCGGGAGAGATGGCAGGTGGGGTGAGCCGAGGATCCGCTGCGAGCCCGTCAGCTGCGGAAAACCGCCTGCCGTTGCCCACGCTCAAGTGGAAGGAGAAGCCTATACCTTCCCAAAGCGCGTCACGTACAG ATGTGAGGACGGGTACGAGCTGGCGACACAGACAGCGACTCTCTCCTGCCTCAGCGACGGCACGTGGTCCAAGCACAGCGTCCGCTGCCGACCCGCGCCCTGTCGCCTCCCCGCCAATATCTCCGTCGCCCGCCTGCTGATCGCGGGAAGTGAGCTCACTCCCGTCGGAGGCACGGTGGCCCTCTCCTGCCCCGCCGGGTTCTACCTGCAAGGCTCAGCGCTAGCCGAGTGTCAG GTGGGTGGACGCTGGGCTCCGGGCCTGGCGACGGTTTCGTGTGAGCCGGCGGTGTGTGCAAAGCCCCCTCCTCTTTTGAACGGCGTCCGTGAGGGCGACAGCTACAACTACGGAGACGTTGTCCTGTACTCCTGCCTACCTGGCTTTGAGATCAAG gggGACTCTGTCCGGACCTGCCAGGCGGACAGAACTTGGAGTGGCACTCAACCAGCCTGTCTCG CACAGTCCTGCGGACCTCCCCCGACGGTCAAGAACGCAACGGTGCGGACGACGGGGGATACGTACTCGCACAATGCCAGCTTTGCGTGCGACGCCGGCCTGCGGCTGGTTGGCCCGGCGACGCTGGTCTGTCTGGCCGACGGCACGTGGAGCCTGCCCGTGCCTTCTTGTGAAG CCACTCGGGGCTGCGAAGGCCCCAGGCAAATGCCGCACGGCAAGGTTCAAGAACACAACCTGATCACTGGCCGCGCCGTGCAGTTCACCTGCGACATAGGCTACAGCCTGGTGGGAGAAGCCTTGGTGATGTGTATGGGGGGCAACTGGACCTCCGCCTTCCCAACTTGCCAAC CCAAAATGTGCCCGTCTCCTCCGGGATGGAAGGACGCCAGGACGGAGGCCCGCAAGTTTTATGTGGGTCAGTCGGTACGGGTGAGCTGCCCTAAAGGCCAGCAAGTTCGAGGGGGCGGCAGCATCACATGCAGGCCCGACCAGACCTGGAGCCCCGTCACCTCCGCGTGTGAGA GGGTCTCCTGTGGCCCCCCCCTCCATGTGGCCCACGGGTTGGTGCGGGGGGCGGTCTTCCAGTTTGGGGACGTGGCCGCATACTCGTGTTTTGCCGGCTACGCCATGGAGGGCGTCGGAAGGAGCCGCTGTTTGGAGAACGGCAGCTGGACGCCGCCTCCCACATGCAGAG ctGTGTGTTGGCTGCCCTGCCAGAACGGAGGTATGTGTCAACGGCCCAACACCTGCGCTTGTCCTGAGGGATGGATGGGCCGACTCTGCGAGGAGC CCATCTGCATCCTGCCGTGTTTGAACGGAGGCCGCTGCGTGGCTCCATACCAGTGCGACTGTCCCACCGGTTGGACGGGCACGCGCTGCCACAGCG CTGTGTGTTCGTCACCTTGTCTGAATGGAGGCAGATGCATCAGGCCAAACAGGTGTCGCTGTAGTCCAGGTTGGAGTGGACACGACTGCTCCAG GAAAAGGAGGTCAGGATACTATCACTTCTAA
- the txn gene encoding thioredoxin isoform X2, whose protein sequence is MVVVSIESTEAFDGYLKNSGDKLIVVDFTAVWCGPCKTMAPIFEEVSTKCGVQCMPTFHFYRNGSRVDSFSGANDKTLKKKLADLTSA, encoded by the exons GAAGCCTTTGATGGTTACCTGAAGAACAGTGGAGACAAGCTCATTGTGGTGGACTTCACAGCTGTGTGGTGTGGGCCTTGTAAAACCATGGCCCCAATTTTTGAA GAAGTGAGCACCAAATGTGGTGTCCAATGCATGCCCACATTCCACTTTTACAGGAATGGAAGTCGG GTAGATTCCTTCTCTGGGGCCAATGACAAAACATTAAAGAAAAAGTTAGCGGATCTCACAAGCGCGTAG